The Peribacillus sp. FSL E2-0218 genome contains a region encoding:
- a CDS encoding carbohydrate ABC transporter permease: protein MKLKFTNHILLIIGAFIMIVPFFWMILTSLKTSPETMQVPPTILPKELKFENYLNVFESVEFVKYYWNTILVTVGRTLSQLFLCSLAAFAFARMNFPGKNTIFILILSVLMVPMQVILIPNYGILSQLGWLDTFYALIVPGMFSAFGVFFLRQFFMGIPKELDEAATMDGCSFFGIYWRIIIPNATPALIALAIFTILGSWNDFLWPLIMTSSEDMRVLSGGIAAFQGEYSTNYPLLMAGAVMSTIPMLIMFILLQKYLVAGIALQGARK, encoded by the coding sequence ATGAAATTAAAATTCACTAATCATATCTTGCTGATTATTGGTGCTTTTATCATGATCGTCCCTTTTTTTTGGATGATCCTGACGTCGTTAAAAACATCTCCGGAAACCATGCAGGTGCCGCCGACTATTTTGCCGAAGGAACTGAAGTTTGAGAATTACCTTAACGTCTTCGAAAGTGTAGAATTTGTAAAATATTATTGGAATACCATCTTAGTAACTGTAGGAAGAACACTGTCTCAATTATTTTTATGTTCCTTGGCAGCATTCGCTTTCGCGAGGATGAACTTCCCAGGAAAGAATACAATTTTTATTTTGATTCTATCTGTCTTGATGGTGCCTATGCAAGTTATATTAATCCCTAACTATGGAATTTTATCACAACTTGGGTGGCTTGATACTTTCTATGCGTTGATTGTTCCGGGGATGTTCAGTGCATTTGGTGTCTTTTTTCTGAGACAGTTCTTTATGGGTATTCCGAAAGAACTGGATGAGGCTGCCACGATGGATGGCTGTTCGTTCTTCGGCATCTATTGGAGGATCATTATTCCGAATGCTACTCCCGCACTGATTGCACTGGCGATTTTCACCATTCTTGGGTCATGGAACGATTTTTTATGGCCACTTATTATGACAAGTTCAGAGGATATGAGAGTACTTTCTGGAGGGATTGCTGCATTCCAAGGAGAGTATTCAACTAACTATCCACTCTTAATGGCCGGTGCTGTGATGTCTACAATTCCAATGCTGATAATGTTTATCTTATTACAGAAATATCTTGTTGCTGGAATAGCACTGCAGGGGGCAAGAAAGTAA
- a CDS encoding amidohydrolase: MGNGMSLNYIEEKHEPYLQRVYKHLHQYPELSTEEYETQKFIENELQKLHIPYRKMANTGICAEIHGEQPGKTILLRSDIDALPITEQTDLEYASKNKGAMHACGHDAHITVGLGVGALLQERKAKLKGTVKIMFQPSEEVHPGGAVRMIEEGILENPKVDAAVGIHTNPYLLPGQFQVKEGCMLASSDRIYISLIGKGGHAAAPHQSVDAIAMAGQFISSIQNIVARQVSPVDKAVVTIGEIRGGYTSNAIADRVDLAGTVRTINEETRKAIEAKIEALLHSITNFWGGTYTYAYERGYPATWNDKRMTQLAIETALTNIGKNSIVTLENPYMSGDDFVYLSQSVPSVFIYWGTGTKDKECFPWHHPKFHVNLTSLKYGVSLTTQLILTFLNEEAS; this comes from the coding sequence ATGGGAAATGGAATGAGTCTGAATTATATAGAAGAGAAACATGAGCCGTACCTTCAACGTGTTTATAAACATCTTCATCAATATCCCGAATTAAGTACAGAGGAATATGAAACGCAGAAATTCATTGAAAACGAACTGCAGAAGCTCCACATTCCATACAGGAAGATGGCGAATACAGGGATCTGTGCTGAAATTCATGGCGAACAACCGGGGAAAACCATCCTATTGCGTTCGGACATTGATGCTTTACCAATAACCGAACAGACAGACCTGGAATATGCCTCCAAAAATAAGGGCGCCATGCATGCTTGCGGGCATGATGCACATATAACGGTTGGCTTAGGTGTCGGAGCTTTGCTGCAAGAACGGAAAGCCAAATTAAAAGGAACGGTCAAAATCATGTTTCAGCCATCAGAGGAAGTTCATCCAGGTGGGGCTGTCCGTATGATCGAAGAAGGAATTCTGGAAAATCCAAAAGTAGATGCGGCGGTTGGCATTCATACTAACCCCTATTTACTACCAGGTCAATTCCAAGTGAAGGAGGGCTGTATGCTCGCAAGCAGTGACCGAATATATATTTCCTTGATTGGAAAGGGCGGTCATGCGGCAGCTCCGCATCAAAGTGTTGATGCCATAGCGATGGCAGGTCAATTCATCTCAAGCATTCAAAACATTGTTGCAAGGCAGGTATCTCCCGTTGATAAAGCGGTCGTAACGATTGGGGAAATAAGGGGCGGCTATACATCCAATGCGATTGCCGATCGGGTAGATTTGGCGGGCACGGTACGAACGATCAATGAAGAAACACGAAAGGCCATTGAAGCAAAAATTGAAGCACTATTACATTCAATAACGAATTTTTGGGGCGGAACGTACACATACGCATACGAAAGAGGCTATCCTGCCACTTGGAATGACAAACGCATGACTCAGCTGGCGATAGAGACTGCATTAACCAACATTGGCAAAAACAGCATCGTTACATTGGAAAATCCTTATATGAGCGGCGACGATTTTGTCTACTTGTCCCAATCCGTTCCTTCTGTCTTTATCTATTGGGGAACAGGAACTAAGGATAAAGAGTGCTTTCCATGGCATCATCCGAAGTTCCATGTAAATTTAACTTCTTTGAAATATGGTGTCTCCCTTACAACTCAACTTATTTTGACTTTTTTAAACGAGGAAGCAAGCTGA
- a CDS encoding sugar ABC transporter permease, producing the protein MSVSKNSKSNVIKRTKSTKKKYNREALWAYLFIAPTLFGLALFYMLPAVASFILSLTKWDGITAPKYVGLNNIIVLFQDSSFIRSILNTFLFTAISVPLTASIATVIALMLNQKIKGMVFYRTMYFLPVVTMPVAVGMVWKWLYNTEYGLINYVLGIFNLPQPSWLFDPNIALFSVILVYVWMTIGSNVILILAGLQGVSKTYYEAAQIDGASKVRQFFSITLPLITPTLFFVFITGMINSLQVFDLIFIMIGNSSALLEPLRTVVYAIYEYGFKNSEMGIASAQAFLLFLAILAVTIVQFIFQKKWVHYDG; encoded by the coding sequence ATTTCCGTTTCAAAGAATAGCAAAAGTAATGTAATAAAAAGAACAAAGAGTACTAAGAAAAAATACAATCGAGAAGCACTCTGGGCTTATCTATTTATTGCGCCAACTCTTTTTGGGCTTGCTTTATTCTATATGCTTCCTGCAGTCGCATCCTTTATTTTATCGTTAACAAAATGGGATGGAATAACTGCTCCAAAATATGTCGGATTAAATAATATCATTGTATTGTTTCAGGATTCGTCATTTATCCGTTCAATACTTAATACGTTCTTATTTACCGCCATATCTGTACCATTAACGGCTTCTATTGCGACAGTTATTGCTCTAATGCTTAATCAAAAAATCAAAGGAATGGTATTTTATAGAACGATGTATTTCCTGCCAGTGGTGACGATGCCGGTTGCTGTCGGGATGGTCTGGAAGTGGCTTTACAATACAGAATACGGATTGATCAATTATGTTTTAGGGATATTTAATCTTCCTCAGCCTTCGTGGCTGTTTGACCCAAATATTGCACTATTTTCGGTAATTCTGGTATATGTATGGATGACTATCGGAAGTAATGTCATTTTGATTCTTGCAGGTCTTCAGGGAGTTTCAAAAACATATTATGAAGCTGCTCAGATTGATGGTGCATCCAAGGTGCGACAATTTTTCAGCATAACATTACCGTTGATCACTCCAACTTTATTCTTCGTATTTATTACAGGTATGATTAATTCCCTACAAGTGTTTGACCTGATTTTCATCATGATCGGTAATAGTTCTGCACTGTTAGAACCATTGAGAACAGTAGTTTATGCCATTTACGAGTATGGTTTTAAGAATTCGGAGATGGGAATAGCATCTGCTCAGGCATTTTTACTATTCTTAGCAATATTAGCCGTTACAATTGTACAGTTCATTTTTCAAAAGAAGTGGGTCCATTACGATGGTTAA
- a CDS encoding Gfo/Idh/MocA family oxidoreductase, whose amino-acid sequence MFNTLVIGAGTMGRTHAIAYTKMQHVTLAGIIDSNFEKAAVLAEQLGTKAFKTYEEAVEGLDFYIDAVSICVPTPFHKQYVTKVADDNRHVICEKPLARTLSDARDMINYCKGKGVKLFVGHVVRFFPEYIKAKQLLDKGKIGKPAVVRTTRGGAFPIASNDWYADFQSSGGLVLDMIIHDFDYLRWCFGEIERVYAKKFRTRDPENIEYALVTLRFENGVIAHVEGTWAHQSFMTKFEIAGKEGVIDYDSDKVAPVVTSKKETASSEGVSVPESPMKDNPYFTELQHFINCINTDAAPVVSAEDAYKAMEISFAALESIETGKAVVMKSNNERESVQ is encoded by the coding sequence ATGTTTAATACACTTGTTATTGGAGCTGGGACGATGGGGCGTACACATGCAATTGCCTATACAAAAATGCAACATGTTACTTTGGCGGGAATTATTGATTCAAATTTTGAAAAAGCAGCTGTTCTGGCAGAACAACTAGGAACAAAAGCATTTAAAACATATGAAGAAGCAGTAGAAGGCCTGGACTTCTACATTGATGCCGTGTCCATTTGTGTGCCAACTCCGTTCCATAAACAATATGTCACAAAGGTTGCTGATGACAATAGACATGTTATTTGTGAAAAACCTTTAGCCCGAACGCTTTCGGATGCTAGGGATATGATCAATTATTGTAAAGGTAAGGGAGTGAAATTATTTGTAGGCCATGTGGTCAGGTTTTTTCCGGAATATATCAAGGCAAAGCAACTTCTTGATAAGGGGAAGATAGGGAAACCGGCGGTTGTCAGAACGACAAGAGGTGGAGCTTTCCCGATAGCTTCCAATGATTGGTACGCGGATTTTCAAAGCAGTGGCGGATTGGTTCTTGACATGATTATCCATGATTTTGATTATTTAAGATGGTGTTTTGGTGAGATAGAGCGTGTTTATGCAAAAAAATTCAGAACCAGAGATCCTGAAAACATAGAATATGCTTTAGTTACTTTGCGTTTTGAAAACGGAGTCATTGCGCATGTTGAGGGTACCTGGGCACATCAAAGTTTCATGACTAAATTTGAAATAGCTGGAAAAGAAGGAGTGATTGATTATGACAGTGATAAAGTAGCTCCAGTAGTAACAAGTAAAAAAGAAACTGCATCTAGTGAGGGAGTTTCTGTTCCTGAAAGTCCGATGAAGGATAATCCTTATTTCACTGAACTTCAGCATTTCATAAATTGCATCAATACGGATGCTGCACCAGTTGTTTCTGCAGAAGATGCTTATAAAGCTATGGAGATTTCATTTGCTGCACTTGAATCAATTGAAACAGGAAAAGCAGTTGTAATGAAAAGCAATAATGAAAGGGAGAGTGTCCAATGA
- a CDS encoding asparaginase: MSKEKLPRITILAVGGTIAGKGADSTQITQYQAGVLTIEALIKAVPQVSDLAEVSGYQIANIASYATTDQLWLKLAMKVNELLSQSHCDGVVITHGTDTLEETAYFLHLTVKSHKPVVMVGAMRPATALSADGPLNLYNGVALAASDVARGHGVLISLNGRIGSARETSKLHTTAIDAFGSPEAGLLGYMVDGKPHFYYKSLRKHTAESEFVLFDVPQLPRVDILFGHSQDTRDLVDAAVAAGAEGIVHAGTGNGGIFPLTRQGLQYANEQGVMVVSTSRIGNGLVTTKPVDLESDFIASGNLTPQKSRILLQLGLTKTHRSTEIQRMFEIY, translated from the coding sequence ATGAGCAAAGAAAAATTACCTCGAATTACAATCCTTGCTGTCGGGGGGACGATTGCCGGAAAAGGAGCAGATAGTACGCAAATCACGCAATATCAGGCGGGTGTTCTTACAATAGAAGCGTTAATAAAAGCAGTTCCACAGGTTAGTGATTTAGCAGAGGTAAGCGGTTATCAAATTGCCAACATAGCTAGTTATGCCACTACAGATCAGCTATGGCTTAAGTTGGCCATGAAGGTAAATGAGTTGTTATCGCAATCGCATTGCGATGGTGTGGTGATTACACATGGGACGGACACATTGGAGGAGACGGCATACTTTCTTCACTTGACCGTAAAAAGTCATAAGCCGGTCGTAATGGTGGGTGCGATGAGGCCAGCAACAGCACTTAGTGCAGATGGACCGCTTAATTTATACAATGGTGTAGCACTGGCTGCAAGTGATGTGGCACGAGGTCATGGTGTTTTAATCTCATTAAACGGCAGGATTGGTTCTGCACGAGAAACGAGTAAGCTTCATACCACTGCGATTGACGCATTTGGTTCACCTGAAGCTGGGTTATTGGGGTACATGGTAGATGGCAAACCGCATTTTTATTATAAAAGTTTGCGAAAGCATACAGCAGAGTCCGAGTTCGTCTTGTTTGATGTACCTCAATTGCCTCGTGTTGATATTTTGTTTGGGCATAGTCAGGACACACGAGATCTGGTTGATGCTGCTGTTGCTGCAGGAGCAGAGGGAATTGTGCACGCTGGAACAGGTAATGGAGGCATTTTCCCGCTAACTCGTCAAGGATTACAATATGCCAACGAACAGGGAGTGATGGTGGTCAGCACTTCTCGGATTGGTAATGGTTTAGTAACGACAAAACCGGTTGATTTGGAAAGCGATTTTATCGCATCAGGTAATTTGACTCCACAAAAGTCCAGGATTTTACTGCAACTTGGACTAACCAAAACACATCGATCAACAGAGATTCAACGAATGTTTGAAATTTATTAG
- a CDS encoding Gfo/Idh/MocA family oxidoreductase: protein MRVGIISFAHSHAFSYADALKQLDGVEILGIADENQERGKKVSAQFNTKYYANYADLLDQPIEAVVITSENSNHYEHVVAAAKKGKHILCEKPLAHTLKDAQAIIDVCKEQNVMLQTAFPVRFNTPVVKAKQVIESGQLGNIVAIKGTNRGTNPGNWFVDPEKSGGGAVIDHTVHVVDIIRWYTGAEVKEVYAEVGNLISDYDIDDCGLLTMEFDNNMFATLDCSWSRNESFPTWGDLTLEVVGTRGTLKVDAFGQKTNVYNKDGAKWDFWGDDMDKALVEDFISSVRDGNPPSITGEDGLKALSVAIAAYESSKKQEPVTIK, encoded by the coding sequence ATGAGAGTTGGAATTATAAGTTTTGCTCATAGTCATGCATTTAGTTATGCAGATGCATTAAAGCAGTTAGATGGAGTCGAAATCCTTGGAATTGCGGATGAAAATCAAGAACGAGGAAAAAAGGTATCTGCCCAATTTAACACGAAATACTATGCGAATTATGCAGATTTATTGGATCAGCCTATTGAAGCAGTAGTCATTACTTCAGAAAACAGTAACCACTATGAACATGTAGTTGCAGCAGCAAAAAAAGGCAAACATATATTATGTGAGAAACCTTTAGCACATACGCTTAAGGACGCTCAGGCTATTATTGATGTATGTAAGGAACAAAACGTGATGTTGCAGACAGCTTTCCCAGTTAGATTCAACACACCTGTAGTAAAGGCGAAGCAGGTAATCGAGAGTGGGCAGCTTGGAAATATTGTTGCGATTAAAGGTACAAACCGTGGTACAAACCCTGGCAACTGGTTTGTTGATCCAGAAAAATCAGGTGGAGGAGCAGTTATTGATCATACAGTCCATGTGGTTGATATTATCCGTTGGTACACTGGAGCTGAAGTAAAAGAAGTATATGCAGAAGTTGGCAACCTGATTTCGGATTACGATATCGATGACTGTGGACTGCTGACAATGGAGTTTGATAATAATATGTTTGCAACACTGGACTGTAGCTGGTCGAGAAACGAGAGTTTTCCTACATGGGGTGACTTGACACTAGAGGTAGTGGGAACCCGTGGTACGCTCAAAGTAGATGCATTCGGACAAAAAACAAATGTTTATAATAAGGACGGTGCTAAGTGGGATTTCTGGGGTGACGACATGGATAAGGCTCTAGTGGAAGACTTTATTTCAAGTGTAAGGGATGGGAACCCCCCTTCAATTACTGGGGAAGATGGATTGAAAGCGTTATCCGTAGCTATCGCAGCATACGAGTCATCTAAGAAACAGGAACCAGTAACAATAAAATAA
- a CDS encoding VOC family protein: MAKNKLLRMDNVGIVVESLDDAISFFEEIGLNLEGRATVEGEWAGRVTGLGSQCVEIAMMVTPDGHSRIELSRFINPPTISDHRTAPVNALGYLRVMFTVEDIDEMVSRLIKYGAQLVGEVVQYENSYRLCYIRGTEGLLIGLAEQLDNK, encoded by the coding sequence ATGGCAAAAAACAAATTACTAAGAATGGATAATGTCGGCATCGTTGTAGAATCCCTTGATGACGCAATCTCTTTCTTCGAGGAGATTGGCTTGAACCTCGAAGGGCGAGCCACTGTCGAAGGAGAATGGGCTGGCCGCGTAACCGGTTTGGGCTCTCAGTGCGTAGAGATCGCTATGATGGTTACCCCGGATGGCCACAGCCGAATTGAACTCTCGCGATTTATAAATCCACCTACTATATCAGATCACCGGACAGCTCCTGTAAATGCCCTCGGTTATCTGCGCGTGATGTTCACCGTTGAAGACATTGACGAAATGGTATCCAGACTCATTAAGTATGGTGCTCAGCTCGTTGGCGAAGTGGTTCAGTACGAGAATTCGTATCGGCTCTGCTACATTCGTGGAACCGAAGGACTTCTAATCGGGTTGGCGGAACAACTCGATAACAAATAA
- a CDS encoding ROK family transcriptional regulator: MQRQRTGDLKLIQELNRSIILDTIRKKGPISRSEIAQMINISPTTVTSAVSELIDEGLVCEDGVGTSSGGRKPVLLRFNPNTHSILGVSITNSFIRIADMNLEGQILRKEIHPTNHLKGEDIIELILDVVENFLEQKPNKDYCQGISVISPGIVDADKGVISYNTKLNLYDVPLKQLIEERTNLPVFLDNDANAFVLAENYFGLFSKYKDLLYITIGEGIGSGMMVNGSIYRGFLGSSGEMGHMTVVEGGIKCSCGNRGCLENYVNWPAIYTRIVSAIIAQRRDTIIKEMVSDDLNNIKPNIFVEALNQEDELALEIMEDILKYLSIVIINTIHFFNPEVIILSGEIIQKNPLFLEGINELLVAKAIPTLKEKINIQSTSLGSEFELLGAAAVILHGKFKFQIH; this comes from the coding sequence ATGCAAAGGCAAAGGACTGGAGATTTGAAGTTAATTCAGGAATTAAATCGATCAATTATATTGGATACAATTCGAAAAAAAGGACCAATTTCAAGAAGCGAAATAGCACAAATGATAAATATTAGCCCAACTACAGTTACTTCCGCTGTTTCTGAATTAATCGATGAAGGTCTTGTTTGTGAGGATGGTGTAGGTACTTCAAGTGGCGGGAGAAAACCGGTTTTGCTACGGTTCAATCCAAATACCCATTCCATTTTAGGTGTATCTATTACGAACTCCTTCATCAGGATTGCTGACATGAATCTGGAAGGGCAGATCTTGAGGAAAGAAATTCATCCTACAAATCATTTAAAGGGGGAGGATATTATTGAATTAATCCTTGACGTTGTGGAGAATTTCCTGGAACAAAAACCCAATAAAGATTATTGCCAGGGGATATCTGTTATTTCACCAGGTATTGTGGATGCTGATAAGGGCGTAATTTCATACAACACAAAACTGAATCTATATGATGTCCCTTTAAAGCAATTAATTGAGGAAAGAACCAATCTTCCAGTATTTCTAGACAATGATGCGAATGCATTTGTTTTAGCAGAGAATTATTTTGGCTTGTTTAGTAAATATAAAGACCTTCTTTATATTACGATTGGAGAAGGTATAGGTTCTGGAATGATGGTTAATGGGTCCATTTATCGTGGATTTCTTGGCAGTTCTGGTGAGATGGGCCATATGACCGTAGTTGAAGGAGGTATAAAATGTAGTTGCGGAAATAGAGGCTGTCTAGAGAATTACGTAAACTGGCCAGCCATCTACACTAGAATTGTAAGCGCAATCATAGCGCAAAGGCGGGATACTATTATAAAAGAAATGGTCTCTGATGACCTGAACAATATAAAACCGAATATTTTTGTAGAGGCACTAAATCAAGAAGATGAATTAGCATTGGAAATCATGGAAGACATTTTAAAATATTTATCCATTGTAATAATAAATACGATTCACTTTTTCAACCCGGAAGTTATTATTTTAAGTGGTGAAATTATCCAAAAAAACCCGTTATTTTTGGAAGGGATTAATGAACTTTTAGTAGCCAAAGCGATACCCACTCTCAAGGAAAAAATTAATATCCAAAGTACATCACTTGGTTCAGAGTTTGAATTGCTAGGTGCTGCTGCAGTGATACTTCATGGGAAATTTAAATTTCAAATACACTGA
- a CDS encoding sugar ABC transporter substrate-binding protein: MKIKLSCIVVIVLAVFMVGCSNAADSDKKVIKVALWDENVSDQVKASIKAFNEEHPEVEVKVTYTPWSTYWTKLKTSLGGGNGPDVFWMNGPNFYKYATDGLIKNLEPFVKEDEEFNKEDYVSAVVDLYSLESELYAAPYFTDSVGLYYNKQLFDDAGVDYPDESWTWEDLERQGEKLTDSDKGIYGYAAHTTVNQQGYYNLIYQAGGNVINEDKTQSGFGSKESKEAFAFISTLIEKGISPTTKKQMETESTQLFISNKLAMLPAISVNTPTLIEALGDKLGVAPLPKGKEKASIVHGIGWAMNENTKNDDLVWDLIKSLTSEQANKDIAESGYSIPAMKSTGEIWVGSVPSLDLKVLLDAQQNGGVAYPISERTSEWQAIETEKIQKAFLDGTSIDDALDEVTEGMNRILKEEKKD, encoded by the coding sequence ATGAAAATAAAATTATCATGTATTGTCGTAATTGTGCTGGCGGTTTTCATGGTGGGGTGCAGTAATGCTGCTGATTCTGATAAAAAGGTGATAAAAGTTGCGCTATGGGATGAAAACGTAAGTGATCAAGTTAAAGCTTCTATTAAAGCGTTCAATGAGGAACATCCGGAAGTAGAAGTCAAGGTAACATATACTCCTTGGAGTACCTATTGGACTAAATTGAAAACCAGTTTAGGTGGTGGAAACGGTCCTGATGTATTTTGGATGAACGGTCCGAACTTTTATAAATATGCCACTGATGGGTTAATTAAAAACCTAGAGCCATTCGTCAAAGAAGATGAGGAGTTTAATAAAGAAGACTATGTTTCAGCTGTAGTAGATCTATACTCTTTGGAAAGCGAACTATATGCAGCGCCTTACTTCACAGACTCTGTTGGCCTTTATTACAACAAGCAATTATTTGATGATGCTGGTGTAGATTATCCTGATGAGTCGTGGACCTGGGAAGATCTTGAAAGGCAGGGTGAGAAGCTGACTGATTCGGATAAAGGAATTTACGGCTATGCTGCACATACAACGGTAAACCAGCAAGGTTATTATAATCTTATCTATCAGGCTGGTGGTAATGTGATTAATGAAGACAAAACACAATCAGGTTTTGGATCTAAAGAGTCAAAAGAAGCTTTTGCTTTTATCAGTACTCTAATAGAAAAAGGAATCTCACCTACTACAAAAAAACAGATGGAAACAGAATCCACACAGCTGTTCATCTCTAACAAGCTAGCAATGTTGCCAGCAATTTCAGTTAACACTCCAACATTAATTGAGGCTTTAGGAGACAAATTAGGTGTTGCACCATTACCAAAAGGCAAAGAGAAAGCATCCATCGTACATGGAATCGGATGGGCAATGAATGAAAACACGAAAAATGATGATCTGGTTTGGGATCTGATTAAGAGTCTTACTAGTGAGCAAGCAAATAAAGATATTGCTGAATCAGGATATTCGATCCCAGCAATGAAAAGTACAGGTGAAATCTGGGTAGGTTCTGTTCCATCATTGGATCTTAAAGTATTACTTGACGCGCAGCAAAATGGAGGTGTAGCTTATCCAATATCAGAGCGTACTTCTGAATGGCAGGCTATAGAAACAGAAAAAATCCAGAAAGCTTTTCTGGATGGTACTTCAATTGATGATGCATTGGACGAGGTAACAGAAGGAATGAATAGGATATTAAAAGAAGAGAAAAAAGACTAA
- a CDS encoding site-specific integrase produces MQAASQRIKNVQPIRRLDHIEKMKKSLLKYCSYRDYMMFSIGINIGLRIGDLLKLRVKDILEGTHIVIVEQKTDKIKRFLVNPQLRKEVRKYVRKMNLKNEQYLFPSRKGNGPITRVQAYRVLNKAAEMADIPDVGTHTLRKTFGYLHYQKFKDIALLQQILNHSNPKDTMIYIGLTQDLMDETLMDFYF; encoded by the coding sequence ATGCAAGCAGCCTCTCAAAGAATCAAGAATGTCCAGCCGATTCGCCGTCTGGATCATATAGAAAAGATGAAAAAGTCTCTATTAAAATATTGTAGCTATAGAGACTATATGATGTTTTCAATTGGTATTAACATCGGCTTACGTATAGGCGATCTTTTAAAGTTGCGAGTGAAGGATATTCTCGAAGGTACGCATATCGTCATCGTCGAGCAAAAGACGGATAAAATTAAACGGTTCCTTGTCAATCCTCAGCTTCGAAAGGAAGTCAGGAAGTATGTCCGCAAGATGAACCTAAAAAATGAACAGTATTTGTTTCCAAGTCGAAAAGGGAATGGTCCAATCACCAGGGTCCAAGCCTACCGAGTCTTGAACAAAGCTGCCGAAATGGCCGATATTCCGGATGTAGGCACACATACACTCCGAAAAACCTTCGGCTATTTGCATTATCAGAAATTCAAGGATATCGCATTACTGCAGCAAATCCTTAATCACTCCAATCCAAAGGATACGATGATATACATAGGTCTCACCCAGGATTTAATGGACGAAACGTTGATGGATTTTTATTTCTAA